A single genomic interval of Microbulbifer variabilis harbors:
- a CDS encoding MotA/TolQ/ExbB proton channel family protein has product MDFFNSVIEFFQTGGTFMYPILVVAALGGAVAIERFIRLHYERRTNRTMWDKLQPILSSGDFDRARNLVKQDNSSVAKLLSMGLARQGAVRRREDIEIAMEESMMEITPQLEKRTPYVALFSNIATLLGLLGTIMGLIEAFTAVANANPAEKADLLSASISVAMNTTAFGLMTGIPLLIVHALLNSLTGEIIDSLEMVSVKASNLIDSSTRRRFEVDAPASKNKGENKSASKSEKHTKSQPVAEAKTEEQQTETA; this is encoded by the coding sequence ATGGACTTTTTCAACAGCGTCATCGAGTTTTTCCAGACGGGCGGTACTTTTATGTACCCCATTCTTGTGGTGGCCGCCCTGGGTGGCGCAGTAGCAATTGAGCGATTTATTCGCCTGCATTACGAGCGTCGTACCAACCGCACTATGTGGGATAAATTGCAGCCAATCCTCTCCAGTGGTGATTTCGATCGTGCGCGCAATCTGGTTAAGCAGGATAACTCCAGTGTGGCAAAGCTACTTTCCATGGGGCTGGCCCGTCAGGGTGCAGTGCGCCGCCGCGAAGATATCGAAATCGCGATGGAAGAGAGCATGATGGAAATCACTCCGCAGCTGGAAAAGCGCACGCCCTACGTAGCACTGTTTTCTAATATCGCCACGCTGCTGGGTCTGCTCGGAACTATTATGGGCCTGATTGAAGCCTTTACCGCAGTGGCCAATGCCAACCCGGCAGAAAAAGCCGACCTTCTTTCCGCCAGTATCTCGGTAGCGATGAACACAACGGCTTTCGGTCTGATGACCGGTATCCCCCTGTTGATTGTGCATGCACTGCTCAACTCCCTCACTGGAGAAATTATCGATAGCCTGGAAATGGTTTCCGTAAAAGCCTCCAATCTGATTGACAGTTCAACCCGCCGTCGCTTCGAAGTCGATGCGCCTGCTTCAAAAAATAAAGGTGAAAACAAGTCGGCTAGCAAGTCTGAGAAGCACACCAAATCACAACCAGTGGCCGAGGCCAAAACCGAAGAACAGCAAACGGAAACTGCGTAA